One Pseudomonas sp. B21_DOA genomic window, GAGACAGGCGGCCGCACGCTGGTGATCAAGCGCTACAACATCAAGGGCTTTGCCCACTGGCTCAAGCGCTTCTGGCGCCCGAGTCGGGCCTGGCATTCGTGGCGCGAAGGCAATCGCCTGGCCTTCCTTGGTATCGCCACGCCGAAACCGCTGGCGGTACTGGAAAAGCGGTTTTGTGGCTGCGCCGCAGTGCCTATCTGGTCACGGAATTCCTGCCGGGGCCAGACATAATCGAGCGCTTCACGCCTTACGTGGAGAATGGCGAGGCACCAGAAGCCGAGTTGCAGGCACTGGATCAGCTGTTTGCCCGGTTGATTGCCGAGCGCATCAGTCATGGCGATTTCAAGGGCCACAACCTGTTCTGGCAGGCGGATCGCTGGGCTTTGATCGACCTCGACTCGATGTGCCAGCACGGCTCTGTCAGCAGCTTTGCCCCGGCCTACGCCCGGGATCGCGCGCGTTTCATGCGCAACTGGCCGCCAGGCAGTGCGTTGTACCGCGTCATTGATCAGCGCCTGCCGAAAGATGTCTCGAGCGCGGGGTGACTCCATTTCGTGAGCAGGCCGCTTCCGGCGAGGGACTCGGTCCCCTGCGGATCCGAGTCTGCGGGCAGTAACGGACAAAACACAGCGACTTGTCCTACAGCTTCTCCAGAAGCCATGAACTGTGCCCTGCTCGGCCTCGATGCTAATTTGCCTGTCGATTCTGGAGGGCGAATCTTGAGCATGAAAAAACTGGTGACGCTGGGCGTTCTTTCCTGGGTTCTCTCAGGCTGTGGCAGTGTCTCGACCGTATTGCAGGACGACGCCGATGCTGCCCGTGACTTGCGCAAGAAGAAGACCTACTGCCAATCGATTCCGCGCGTATACAGTGGCCTGGCCTTCGATTTTTGCACGTTGAATGCGCCGCCCGATCCGACGGGCATGCTGGCGCCCTTTGTGTTGCTTGATCTTCCGCTGTCCGCCGTGTTCGATACGCTGTCGCTGCCCTATACGATTTATCGCCAGGTCGCCGACTCAAACCTGAGTATTTACTGGCGCAGAGACGGCTATTGAGTCGTTCGGTCCGTTGAATCGGCCCATTCGCGCAGGTGACAATTCGCACAAGGTAATTCCCGTCATGTTTACGCTATAATCCCGCCCTTTAGCTGCCACTCGCCCTGTGCGAAGGCACATCAATACTCAAGGCGCATCGCGCCTGCATGCAGACTAAAGAGGCTAGACCCCTGTGGCATTGACGATTCTTGGCCTGTCCGGCGCCCTTAGCCATGATCCTTCCGCAGCCTTGTACATCGACGGCAAGCTGGTCGCGGCGGCTGAAGAGGAGCGCTTCGTACGCGATAAACATGCAAAGAACCGCATGCCCTACGAATCGGCGAAATTCTGCCTCGAGCAAGCTGGCATCAAGCCATCCGACGTTGACGTGGTGGCAATTCCATTCGCCCCGATCAGCCTGTTTGGCAAGGCCCGCTGGCACTACGCCAAGCGCTATTGGTACGCCCCGGATCGCGCTCTCGATGCAATCCTGATGGGCAACCGTCGCTACAAGCGCTATCGCAACAAGATCGTCTGGTGCCTCGAGCAACTGGGCTTCGATCCGAAGAAAATCAAGATCGAGCCGGTCGAGCACCACCTGGCACACGCTTCCAGCGCCTATCACTGCTCGGGTTTCAAAGAGAAAACCGCGATTCTCGGCATCGATGGCAAGGGCGAATACGCCACGACTTTCTTCGGCTATGGCGAAAACGGCAAGATTCACAAGATCAAGGAATTCTTCGACCCGGATTCCCTCGGCGGCCTGTACGGTGCGATCACCGAGTTCCTCGGTTTCGAGATGCTCGACGGTGAGTTCAAGGTCATGGGCATGGCGCCGTACGGCGATGCCAGCAAATATGATTTCTCGCGTCTGGCCTCGTTCGAAAATGGCGAGCTGGTGATCAACACCGACTACGCCAACGTGATCGGCCTGCGTCGTTATAAAGAAAAGGGCAAAGGCTTCTACTTCTCGCCGAAGCTGATCGAGTGGCTGGGTCCGAAGCGCGAAGGCGACATCGCCGACGAGCCGTACATCCACTACGCCGCGAGCATGCAAGCGCTGTTCGAGAAGCTCGCGCTGCAGATGATCGACTACTACCTGGGCGACGTACTCAAGGAAACCGGCAAACTGGCTTTCGCCGGTGGCTGTGCGTTGAACGTCAAGCTGAACCAGAAAATCATCGCCCGCGACGACATCAAGGAGTTGTTCGTGCAGCCTGCGTCCGGCGATGCCGGCACTGCGGTCGGCGCTGCCGCTTACGTGTCGCACGCCCGTGGCGTACCGGTCGAGAAGATGGAACACGTCTACCTCGGCCCGTCCTACAGCAACGAAGATGTGATCGCTGCGTGCGCCCGTCATGAGAACAAGCCGACCTGGCGCAAGCTCGACAACATGCCGCAAGAGATTGCCAGAATCATGGTTGAAGGCAATCCGGTGGCCTGGTTCCAGGGCCGGATGGAATTCGGTCCGCGTGCACTTGGCGGCCGTTCGATCATCGGTTGCCCGAGCATTCCCGGTGTGGCTGATCGAATCAACCACCAGATCAAGTTCCGCGAGCGCTGGAGGCCTTTCTGCCCGTCGATGCTCGACACCGTCGCGCCGCATATGATCAAGATCGATCACCCGGCGCCGTTCATGACTTTCACCTTCGAAGTCGCCGAAGAATGGAAAGCCCGCGTGCCGGAAGTTGTCCATGAAGACGGCACCTCCCGCGCCCAGGTGCTCAAGCGTGAATACAATCCGCGCTACTACGACATGATGAAGGCGCTGGAAGACCTGACCGGCAACGGCGTATCGCTGAACACTTCGCTCAACCGTCGAGGCGAACCGATGATCTGCTCGCCGACCGATGCGCTGAATATGTTTTTTGGTTCTGACCTGCAATATCTGATCATGGAAGATATTCTTGTCGTCAAAGACGGCGTGCAAGGAAACGGTCTTGACTGAAACACTGATCAGCGTCGTGATCCCCGCGTACAACTACGCCAGTTCGCTGCCTCGGGCTGTGGAGTCGGTGCTGGCGCAGTTGCATGAAGCGACGGCGGATCTGCTGGTTATCGATGACGGTTCCACTGACGCGACGCCTGAGGTTGTACAAGCGTTGCTGGCAGAGCACCCCGGGCGTTTTCGTGCCATACGCCAAAGCAATGGCGGACTGTCTTCAGTGCGCAATCGCGGGATCGAGGAAACCGTCGGGCAATTTCTGGTTTTTCTCGACGCAGATGACGAGATGGCTTCCGGGGCACTGGCGGCGTTATCGCAACACATCGCCAGTTACCCTGAAACGCGGATGATCATCGGCGCTCATTGGTCAATCTTCTCCGGTGGCAAGCGCAGCCTGCAGGCTGTCAAACCACTGCCGGCAACGTTGCGCCAGCGGGTCAGAGGCTATTTGCTGGACAAGACGGTGTCGATCTCCAACGGGGCTTGCGCAATGCATCGTGATGTATTCGCGCCGGGCAACTATCCCGAGCATCTGCGCAACGTTGAGGATTTACCGGTATTTGCGCAAGTGCTGGCGCGCTTTCCCTGCACGGTGATCGAACAGCCACTGGCACTCATTTACAAGCACGCCGACAGCATGCGCCATGATTTGCGCCAGAGCCTGGCAGCTGGTACCGAGCAGGTGGTTGCTGAAGTTTTTTCCAGTCAGCGGATGCCGCGAGAATTTCACGATTTGCGTCAGGCATATCTCGCTCAACGATGCCTGTCATTGTTTCGAGATTGCTATTCGCATGGCGAATACGCATTGGCGAAAGCATTCTACATGCAGGCGCTACGCGCCGATTGGCGCATTCTCGGGCGTTGGTCTTACATGCGCAAAGCCTTGCGCCTGCTGTTCCGATAAATCTGTTGTTTTTTGGCGTACCTGTGGCGCGTGATGTTGAGGGGCTGGGTGAAAGGTACGGATAACAAGTGGGTGATCAAGGCAGCTCGGGTAA contains:
- a CDS encoding YceK/YidQ family lipoprotein, encoding MSMKKLVTLGVLSWVLSGCGSVSTVLQDDADAARDLRKKKTYCQSIPRVYSGLAFDFCTLNAPPDPTGMLAPFVLLDLPLSAVFDTLSLPYTIYRQVADSNLSIYWRRDGY
- a CDS encoding carbamoyltransferase, whose protein sequence is MALTILGLSGALSHDPSAALYIDGKLVAAAEEERFVRDKHAKNRMPYESAKFCLEQAGIKPSDVDVVAIPFAPISLFGKARWHYAKRYWYAPDRALDAILMGNRRYKRYRNKIVWCLEQLGFDPKKIKIEPVEHHLAHASSAYHCSGFKEKTAILGIDGKGEYATTFFGYGENGKIHKIKEFFDPDSLGGLYGAITEFLGFEMLDGEFKVMGMAPYGDASKYDFSRLASFENGELVINTDYANVIGLRRYKEKGKGFYFSPKLIEWLGPKREGDIADEPYIHYAASMQALFEKLALQMIDYYLGDVLKETGKLAFAGGCALNVKLNQKIIARDDIKELFVQPASGDAGTAVGAAAYVSHARGVPVEKMEHVYLGPSYSNEDVIAACARHENKPTWRKLDNMPQEIARIMVEGNPVAWFQGRMEFGPRALGGRSIIGCPSIPGVADRINHQIKFRERWRPFCPSMLDTVAPHMIKIDHPAPFMTFTFEVAEEWKARVPEVVHEDGTSRAQVLKREYNPRYYDMMKALEDLTGNGVSLNTSLNRRGEPMICSPTDALNMFFGSDLQYLIMEDILVVKDGVQGNGLD
- a CDS encoding glycosyltransferase family 2 protein, translating into MTETLISVVIPAYNYASSLPRAVESVLAQLHEATADLLVIDDGSTDATPEVVQALLAEHPGRFRAIRQSNGGLSSVRNRGIEETVGQFLVFLDADDEMASGALAALSQHIASYPETRMIIGAHWSIFSGGKRSLQAVKPLPATLRQRVRGYLLDKTVSISNGACAMHRDVFAPGNYPEHLRNVEDLPVFAQVLARFPCTVIEQPLALIYKHADSMRHDLRQSLAAGTEQVVAEVFSSQRMPREFHDLRQAYLAQRCLSLFRDCYSHGEYALAKAFYMQALRADWRILGRWSYMRKALRLLFR